DNA from Plasmodium falciparum 3D7 genome assembly, chromosome: 8:
TatattctaaaaaaaaaaaaaaaaaaatatatatatatatatatatatatatatatatataaaactgcACATATATgttgattataaaaaaaaacataaatgtttatattaacatatatttgcACACACACATACACCACAAAGGaagatttattatatatatatatatgtatatatttatacatacatttatttttttttatttttttttatttttttatatttttttttattttttaccttCTCCGTGTCTATTTTTGcctcgttttttttttcaatttcttCGAGctttttacaaatattattttccttttccttGTTATGGATCTTTTCTTGTTGAAAGTTGGATTGGAGGGTTGCAAATTCTTTtgctatattattattttttttttctaaagatTGTATACATTtaactttttcattttctatattgGAACTAATATTATTGATTTTTTCATTCAAAACTTTTATAGCATTTTCTATTTCATATACTTTGTCATGTACCacattttctattttttcttgtacttttaaaatttccgatgaaaatatattttgaatatttctattatgttctattcttttttttatttcattatttaaatttttttcaagTTTATTAATAGCCTCtctaattatataaattttttctttttcgacattttttttttgtaaaatttcattctttatttctttttcaaatCCTTCAATTTTTTCACataatctttttatttttatcttagTATTGTTGTTTATACATTTCTCATTAATATCAAGAGTTTTTTTAACTCCCTGattaaataacatattttcaTTCTTTTCATATTCCATGTTACTGCTTTTCTTTGAATTATATACAAGATTTGTCTTCTTAGCATTGGATCCTTTATCCATGTTTATCTTtttagaattaaaaaatatttcttcgttattaaaaataagatcattattatttcgCACGTTGTTCAGGCTCGCCATACTGTTTATATGGTTCAGATGTTTCATGTTGGTAAGATGTGTGGATTGGTTATTATAATGTGTGTTATTAACATTGctcatattattcacatgGTTTACATCACCCATATGATTCAtatgatttatatgatttgtattatccatatgatttatatgatttgtattatccatatgatttatatgattTGTATTATCCATATGATTTGTATGATTTGTATTATCCATATGATTTGTATTACTcgtattattaaatttattcatcttatttatgttatatgcatgatttatattatccataCTATTAACATGACTaacattattcatattcattttaacataatttttatttactttttcaGAAAAAggtttattcattttattatagtcacaaaaattcattatattatttcttgtaAGGTTAAGagaattattca
Protein-coding regions in this window:
- a CDS encoding filament assembling protein, putative, which gives rise to MFYNKENHNNNNKKKDPETFKKRDDSFLIYKESIKSFNNNHLSSCEEKKDNINNNKCNINSFVYTSEFEELYNKDKDFLGDINNTYNKQRKENSFYENSSNLSQNTEEYSSNNFVASHNINIEEKNLNKKKKSTKYKKKNKELNNVYIKNKSELYKVHKLYNKSNQQYIKEQEKEIQEKEEVDLDVEGEETEITRQVYQKNLEYKENKKEQKEQKKEDQEEEKEEEKGEEEEKEEKEKETYSKLYNFSYELENNFFEKNMNNSLNLTRNNIMNFCDYNKMNKPFSEKVNKNYVKMNMNNVSHVNSMDNINHAYNINKMNKFNNTSNTNHMDNTNHTNHMDNTNHINHMDNTNHINHMDNTNHINHMNHMGDVNHVNNMSNVNNTHYNNQSTHLTNMKHLNHINSMASLNNVRNNNDLIFNNEEIFFNSKKINMDKGSNAKKTNLVYNSKKSSNMEYEKNENMLFNQGVKKTLDINEKCINNNTKIKIKRLCEKIEGFEKEIKNEILQKKNVEKEKIYIIREAINKLEKNLNNEIKKRIEHNRNIQNIFSSEILKVQEKIENVVHDKVYEIENAIKVLNEKINNISSNIENEKVKCIQSLEKKNNNIAKEFATLQSNFQQEKIHNKEKENNICKKLEEIEKKNEAKIDTEKNIRDSKYQEIISYIEEIKREKKGKNENFQNFVLEEIATIKNGLIMESQAREAADDDIVQAVNHYTKALQDSLRLINSN